A region from the Streptomyces tsukubensis genome encodes:
- a CDS encoding TetR/AcrR family transcriptional regulator C-terminal domain-containing protein, which produces MRENTGGRGGRPKRAPLSRDRVIAAAVALAGEKGAAGVTMRALAGSLGVEAMSLYNHVRNRDDLLDGMVDAVFALIELPPPGAGWKRAMHDRAVSARTALLAHPWAVGLMDSRSRPGPATLRHHDAVLGTLRAGGFSVRAAARAVGVIDSFVYGAVLQELSLPFAAPEDRDGITAALLPALSPDSHPHLVELVAAQSEGPGFDPAVEFGFGLRLILEALRPDEADGEGGTR; this is translated from the coding sequence ATGCGGGAGAACACGGGCGGCCGGGGCGGCCGGCCGAAGCGGGCGCCCCTGAGCCGGGACCGGGTGATCGCCGCTGCGGTCGCCCTGGCCGGCGAGAAGGGGGCGGCAGGGGTCACCATGCGGGCCCTCGCGGGCTCCCTGGGCGTCGAGGCGATGTCTCTCTACAACCATGTGCGCAACCGGGACGATCTCCTCGACGGCATGGTCGACGCCGTCTTCGCCCTGATCGAACTGCCGCCCCCGGGGGCGGGCTGGAAGAGGGCGATGCACGACCGCGCCGTATCGGCCCGCACGGCACTGCTGGCCCATCCGTGGGCCGTCGGTCTGATGGACTCGCGCAGCCGGCCGGGCCCGGCCACCCTGCGCCACCACGATGCCGTCCTGGGCACCCTGCGCGCCGGGGGCTTCTCCGTCAGGGCGGCGGCCCGCGCGGTCGGGGTGATCGACAGCTTCGTCTACGGTGCGGTGCTCCAGGAGTTGAGCCTCCCCTTCGCCGCCCCTGAGGACCGCGACGGGATCACGGCCGCCCTGCTGCCCGCGCTCTCCCCCGACAGCCACCCGCATCTCGTGGAACTGGTCGCCGCCCAGTCCGAGGGGCCCGGCTTCGACCCGGCCGTGGAGTTCGGCTTCGGCCTGCGCCTGATCCTGGAGGCGCTGCGCCCTGACGAGGCGGACGGGGAGGGCGGGACGCGGTGA